The DNA window CGGAGTCGCAACAGCGTGCGCTTGTAGTCCGCGAGAACCATCGCTTCGAGCTGCGCCAGTGATCTGCGCATCCTGGCAACGTCATCGGATCGCCCCGCAGCGTCGTAGCAGCGCTCCGCAAGGGACAGCAGACGCACCGCATCGACTCCATCTCCCGGATCGAAGGCGTAGCGCTCGGCAAGGCTCGACCCCTGCGCTTCGGCGCCCAAGGCTCGCCTTACCGCCCGAGTCCCGTCATGGCCGCAGTCGCTAACGGCGGCGAAGGGACTTTCCGGGGCCTGTGGCGGCGGACCGTTTGGTGCTGGGCTCCGTTGGTCGAGCGACCAGCCCCAGAAGCCGGCCGCAGCGGCCACCGACCCCAACACCGCAACACAAGCTACTGCACCCTGCATCCTACCACGCATCGTTCACCTGCCTTAGTGGGCGCTTCGGCGCCTCCCTAGCTTCATCGACCGAACCGTCTAAACGAGCGTCTGCGCCTGTCATGTCTCGGAGCTCCCGGCCCATTAGAACCCCGCGTTCGAGGCATCGATGAGCAGCGCGCCGAACAGAATGACCATGGTCGAGGCCATGAGCAGCATCAACGGCAGCATCATGAGCGCACCGGCACGAGCCGCGGCTTCCTCCGCCGCGATCGAACGCCTAATGCGCAGCACGCGTGCTTGAATGCGCAGGACCTGCGTGAGGGACGTACCCTTGTTCAGCGCCTGGACCACGGCGCCTACAAACTCCTGCACGGCAACGCAAGGCGTTCGTTGCTCGAAGACGAGCAAAGCCTCCTGACGCGTGCGACCCAGCTCGATTTCCTTGACGATGCGAGCGAATTCCGCGCCGATCGGCGTCCGGGGCTCCAAAGCCTCGTGTGCAAGCAACCGCAGGGCTCCAGAGAAATCGAGTCCACCGCTCATGCACATGACGAGAAGATCGATCGCCTGGGGCAAGGCCCCAGCGATGCCGGTCGTTCTGCGTCGCGCCAGATCAGACAGATGGGCCGATACCAGCACGAGACCCGCGGTGAGCGCCACGCCGGCGGCCATGCTGCCCAGCAGGAGCCAAGTCGGAAGAGCCAAGCCGCAGCCCACGAGCAGGACGAAGCTGATGTACTCGTCTGGGTCCAAACCTAGGTAGTCCCCAGCGCGTTCCAGCTTGCACTGGACCCTTGCGCGTAGCGATCCAATGGGAAGCAATGCGATCCAGCGGGCGCCGAATCGTATCGGTAGCTCGTAGATCCAGAACCAACCGACCTTACCCAGCGCTTGGGCGCGGCGGGCTCCCCGGATACCTCGCTGGGGTCGCGCCACCGGTCCGGCGCGAACCATCAGGTAGACCACGATCGCAATGGCTGCACAAAACAGGAGCTCGGCTCCGTGGCGGTACATCTGTTCTCGCTCCATGGTCAGGCTCATGGTCGTGCTAGAGCGCTGTCGCGAGCACCTTGCGTGCTGTGAGTACAGCAGCCAGCCACAGAATGAGTGCCAGCCCGATTACGAGGTGACCCATGGTGTCTTCGAGCAGGGGCGTAATCAGTTGGGGTGCAAGGACGTACAGCAATGCCATCACCAAGAACGGCAACACAGCGACCACCACCGCCTGCACGCGAGCCTCGGCAGTCTTGCTCTTGAGCACTCCCTCGAGCCGCGCTGCCTCGCGCAGGCTCGCCGCCATCGTTTCGAGGGTCCTGGGCAGCTCTCCCCCACTGTTGCTTGCAACGCGCAGCGCCGCCAGCGTCATCGAGAGCGTGGCGCTGGGGACCCGCCCAGCGAGCTCGCGCAGCGCCTCGCCAA is part of the Pseudomonadota bacterium genome and encodes:
- a CDS encoding type II secretion system F family protein, which translates into the protein MEREQMYRHGAELLFCAAIAIVVYLMVRAGPVARPQRGIRGARRAQALGKVGWFWIYELPIRFGARWIALLPIGSLRARVQCKLERAGDYLGLDPDEYISFVLLVGCGLALPTWLLLGSMAAGVALTAGLVLVSAHLSDLARRRTTGIAGALPQAIDLLVMCMSGGLDFSGALRLLAHEALEPRTPIGAEFARIVKEIELGRTRQEALLVFEQRTPCVAVQEFVGAVVQALNKGTSLTQVLRIQARVLRIRRSIAAEEAAARAGALMMLPLMLLMASTMVILFGALLIDASNAGF